A stretch of DNA from Actinomycetota bacterium:
AATGCGCTTAAGCCGATGTCTCTTTAATGCAAGCAAAAACAACCATGGGGACGGTACATCAATGCCAGACTTAAAAGGGATGTCTTCCAGGACAAAAAAACTTATCTTAACGATAGCCGCTTCCCTCACGGTCTTTTCCATTGCTGTCGTGGTAGCCGGAACGGCTATGACGAGTCGTCCGCAAACCTGCAGCCTCTGCCACGCAATGCAAGAGCCTGTCAAAGCGTGGCAGGCCTCATCGCATGAAAAAATAACCTGTATCGAATGCCACCACAAGGAACCCGGCTATTTAGGGTTTGCCGTAGGTATTCCCACCAAGGTCAGTGAGGCTACGAAGCACATCACCGGCGACTATCAGATCCCGGTTAGAGCGAAGCACGACACCAAGAGTAAGGTCTGCCAAAAATGTCACGTTAGCTGGCGAAACGTATCCCCCGGCGGCGACCTTATCATACCCCACAATCTCCACTTCGAGAAACGCAAAATCGAATGCGTCGTATGCCACTCCTCGGTCGTCCACGGCGAGGACAGGGATAACGAGATTACGAGGCGTCCGGCAATGCAGCTCTGCTTGAGTTGCCACGATACCGGCAGAGAGAACGCGCCTATCCTTAAGTGTAAGGATTGCCATACTGAAAAAGGCGTACCGTCGAGCCATAACGAAAAAGATTGGTTCGAGATGCACGGGCAGCTCTATAAGGACCCGAATCATCCCGACAGCCAATGCGACGATTGCCATGGTTGGACGCCGACATTCTGCAGCGACTGCCATAAGAGCAAGCTTCCGACGACCCACTACGGCGGCAGCCAGTGGAAGACATTTCACAGCATTCGCGCCAAAGTCAGAAAGAGCGGTTGTCTGGTCTGTCATGACGCGAAGACCTTCTGTTATAGGTGTCACGATCCATTTGAAGATGTTGAGAAGGGTAAATAAACGTGAGCAACGAGGCTAAGGGATTGCTGGGTAAAATCAAAGATTTCTACAATAACAACCAACGCAAGGCGAATATCATCATAATCGCGATTGCGGCGTTTGGTGTCTTCACCTATGGAGCGCTCCAATATACCGGAAGTCCCGGCTTCTGCAAAAGTTGCCATGAGATGAACCCGGCCTTCGATAGCTGGAAAGCCTCGGTCCACTCGGAGGTAACCTGCTATTCGTGCCATATGCCGCCGGGCATCGTAAACTTCGCGACCCACAAAGTGATCGCCTTAAAGGAAGTCTACCTTCACTTTACGGTCTACAATAAGCCAAACGCGCCGAAGATAGTCGCACGTCAAAAAGAGCCGGTCAATGACGCCTGCGGTAATTGTCACTCCCTCAACAGGGAGATGGCGTTCGGCGGCGGTCTCAACGTGCCCCATAAGCTCCATATCGAACAAGGACTAAAGTGCACGACTTGTCACGCGAGAGTAGTTCACGGGCTCGGCGACGATAAGGCCCGCAAGCCGAAGATGGAAACGTGTATGAAGTGCCACGACGGCAAGAAAGCGCCCGATAAATGCGATGTCTGCCATACCAAGATGGGGACTCCTGAAAGTCATCAGCAGGCGAACTGGTTCAAAGTCCATGGTGAGCAATCCAAGACCATTAAATGTAACGAGTGCCATAACTGGAGACCCGACTGGTGTATGGATTGCCATACCAAGAAACCCGAATCGCACGCCGTGCGCTGGAGGTCGAACCATGGCTCGGCGGCGAAAGCTGCTCGGGACGGCTGCAACGCTTGCCACACGCTCGACTTCTGCATGCGCTGTCATGGTGTCCAACCTTAATAAGCGAGTATGCCGCTAAAGACTAGACGGTAAATCTAAACGCCGGGCGAGCACCGGTATTATCTGCAAGATTCTCGATATCTCAACTCCCGAACATGTTGGGCTCATTAATCCGCAATTCGACCTTGCCGAGGTTTGACTCAGAGCTCTCCGGCGCTTACGCAAAACAAAAGATACTCGCGGCTGTTGTAAAATCCCTCTCTTAATCCTAAGATTGAGACAGGAGGCCGAAGATGAACTGCGATGATGCCAGGCGTTCGCTCGCCGACTACACTGACGACCAACTAAGTGAAGATATTCGCCGCGACGTCGAGGAGCATCTCACAACATGCGGCGAATGCGCTGCTATACCGGCTAAGTTACGCGAACTTCCCCAGTCGTTGCGAGACATCCCTCCTCTTCTCGTCCCGGAATCCATATATCAGCAGCTAGCCGACAAAGCGGCCGGGACGTTTAAAGCTACAGCGGGTAGACGCAAAATCGCGCCCCGAGGCCTGGAACGGTTTGCGCGCTCGGCTACACTTGGCGTCGCCGCTATCTTCATAGCCGTGACTCTTGCCGCCTTCACCTTCGCCCTCATGTTCGATCAGGGGTTCGCAATACTGGATATCTTCAACATCAGTGACCTCGCGCCCGAACCGGGACAGAGTGCCGCTGAGAGGACCCTGAACCAGAGCTTTGAAGACCTCGTGTTAAAAGCAGAGAGCGGTGGCCCCAGAGCCTATGATTACCTCCCGCGCCCGGAAATCTTAGTGTCGGGAAAACACTACGCTGAGGATGCCTTGGAACAGGTCGCGATCCAGCCCATAATCGTCGCTTTTTCTCAGGAATACCGGACCGTCGAAGCAAAGCTCTACCGAGCCAACATCATATCTGAGATTACAGCTCAAGCGGCTATCCTTGGTCTGGAGAAGCGCGTTTTGGGTCGGTGTATGGAGACCATTCTTGCGACGACAAACGACCTCGCCCTCCCCTCTTACGTCGAAAAAGCCTTCTTGAACGAAAAAGAGGTCTTGTTTATCGTCGTCAACCGCACCGATGCGAAAAGCGGTAAACTGCTCACCGGAATCTCGGTCTTCGCGTTCGACCCTGCAACCGCATCCATTGTGGCGACCTGGCCGCAGACTCCATTGAGCCAGGCGGTCGAGTTGCGTGACATTAATCCGCACAAATCGCTTGCCTGCATCGCATGCCACCCTAACTTTGAGGGTTCGACAAAAGATCTCGAGGACGCAGGCTGGAAAGAGGTCGCCAAGCGTACCTGCTCGCAATGCCACAGCCACAAAAAGCAGCACGAAATTTATGCTAAGAGCATCCACGGGCAATTGGCGCTCAGCAAAAGAACCGGTAAAGGGGGCGTGCCGGCGCCGGCTTGCGGCGACTGCCACGATGCGCACGCGACGCTGGCATCGAACAAGAAACCGCAAACCCTTGCCGAGATGAGAACTCACGCCAAAAATATTTGCGGCGACTGCCATAAAGACTATTGGGAATCGTACAACGATTATTACCACGGTAAAGCATATAAAGCGGCCGCCCCCGACGCACCGGCATGTTGGGACTGCCACGGAAACCACGACATTCAACCTTCGCGCAATCCGAAATCGCGAGTATCCGGAAAAAACTTGCCGAAAACTTGTAGTGCCTGCCATGCGGAAGCTGAGCTAAAGTTCGTCAAATATGGAAAAATGGTGCATGGTATGAAAGCGGAGCAAGACAAAAGTCCGGTTTGGCGGCAATTCGACAGCGGGCTCGAAGCGTTGAAAGGACTTCTGAGATGAGATATGGCATTCAAAAAACGCCGGTCGAGTATCCGGCAAGGAGAGTGGAGAGGTCTGTTTGGTATGAAGTGCGGTAAGGCATTGCGCTTACTCCCCTTTTATTATGATGGGATTTTAAGACAGGAGCGCGCTGAAGAGGTCTCCTCACATATTCGCGCGTGCCCATCGTGCTCGGCTGAACTCCTTAAGATAGAACGGTTATCACAGGCGCTCTATTCGCTATCCGATGTAGAGCTACCGCGCTCGCTAGCGGAAGAACTCGAGTCGACTCTGCGCAAACGCAATATCCATCGGCTTTCGACAAAAGCAAGGCGCTACTCCATAGAGAAGCGCGCTTCCCTACTGCGCGCGGCTCTAAGCTTAGGATACGCGGCACTCGTCGCCGCAAGCGTTTTAGCTATAACCAAATCAGGTGTCTGGCAGAACCGGCAAGCGCCATCGGCAGGCGCCCCAGGCGCCCTTGAAAATCAGAATTCGCGACCACCCGTAAAACTTAAGCAGCCGCTCAAAGAGAAACGTGCGGAGCCGGGAGTGGAGAGCCTCGAGCGCTTTAAGGGAGGCATAGGGCTTTCGCTCCAACCCGAAGTGGCAATCTCAAAGCAGGACTACACGGTAGAAGATGTGGATGATGTGAAGTTCACGTCGGTCGTTCTAAGCTTTGCCGACCGATATACCGCGGAAGATGCGGTAGCTTTGCGCGGTAAAATGGTAAGTGGTATCATCGACGCCGCTGGACAGGCCGGCCAAGATATAGGCTCGACCTCGCGGGCACTGTCGACCGCGCTCGCCGCCATCGATAAACCCGCGCTCCCCGCGTACGCCGAACGCGCTAGCCTTCAGGGGCGCGACGTCTGGCTTTTTGTCCTGGTGTGGAGTCCCGGAGGCTCCACGGGGGCTCTTTCGAGCGCCTCGGTGGTCGCGGTCGACCCGGCGTCGAACGAGGTCGTGCTCACCAAATAATCTCAACGCTGACCGGATGGAAAAGGCGCTGACGTCTCTTTACTGAGGGGCTCGGCTAACCCTCGTGATGCGCATCGTGGGCGACTTCGGTGTTCGTGTTTTCCGCACGGTCCTCCTCACCCGATTTGTTTCTCCGCTCTTTTAAATCATGCGGCTTTATGCCGAAAAAGAAGAACAGCAGCGCCGGTAGATCCTCGGTGATCGCGAGATAGATATGCGCGCACATAAACGCACTCACGACCCAGGTCACGAAATAATGGACGGTTCTCACGTAGACCCGCGCCAGCGCAAGCCCTCCCACTGAGGATGCCGGCCAACCGAGAAGCTGCGGCGAAAACAGCAGCGCAAGCCCGGTCACTATCTGAATGAAGATTAACGTGGGAACCATGAGACCGTATGATGCTTTCTGCATCGGGTTATAGGTTGCGACGTGCGGTTTCGACTTGGCCATGAACGCATAGTATTTAAGCGTCGGCACAAAGGCCGTCATGTCTTTCTTGGTAAGCGCGAATTCGCGGTAATCCTTGCTCTTATGGAGAAACGCATAGCCGATTCTTATGAAGAATATCGCCGTGACGGCGAAAGCCGCGACATAGTGCAGATATTTGATGGTCGTGCGATTACCGAAAGGCAGTTCAAACGGAAATCGGATATATATGCCGCTCACCATCAACACGACCATCGAGCCCACCAACATCAAGTGCATAGAACGACGAACCAACGATGGTAATTCCACATGGTCGGGCCACTGCCATAATTTGAACCGCTTGCGGGCCCGACCGGTCATTACGTTGCCGGTAAAATGACCGACATACATGCCGATGATGACGAGTACCAGAAGCGCGGGCCCGATGACATCAAGCGCCAGGTTTATTTGTATGATGGGAAGCGACTCATTCATCAAACCCCGTTTCTGCCGAGACAACACAGAGGGCGTGAATCGCTTATGCGACTGCTATCTCGGGGCAACAAGATCGCACTTACATATTCAGCTTTGCGATTGCATCATACATCTTCGGCGCGGAGCAATCAAGCGCCGAGTAATACTAAGCGGCTTCGAGCCTTCGACCTTATTTTGAGGATCAGTATTAAGGCAAGGGTTTATTGTGCAAGGTCACGCGCTAATCAATACCGTGTTGATATCGCGCTACAGCGGTTTGTGGATAATTCCGTAGCACAAATTCCTTAAAATCTCCTTGTAAGTAACAAACCGTTATTACATAATATTATCGATATCTTTATCATCAATCGTTTAGCTGAGGCTTGGGGGGACTATGCCGGATACGGTGGAAGAGCCACAGAAAACATCGGGCGGAAAAACGGGAAAATTCAAGCGTGGGTATTTTTTGGCGATTGCCGTTGCCCTTCTGGCGCTCTTTCTAGCCATCCCCTATGCCTATACGTCCGACCCCAAGAGCTGCACCCTCTGCCACAGTATGGACAAATACTATGAATCGTGGCAAAAATCGACACATGCAACCGCCGCAAGCAATTGTTTTGAATGCCATGTTAAAGACGGCACTTTGAATATATGGGTCTACCGTATTAGCTTCTATCGTGAAATATACGCGAGCATAGTCGGCGCCGAACTCAAACCGGCCGGCGCCACCGTGCCCGGTGTGGATTCATGTCAGAAACAAGGGTGTCACAGCCTGAACCGGGTAAGTTCGGCTTCGGGTGATTTAAAGATAGACCACCGAGGGCATGTCACAAAAGCCAATATTTCATGTACGCAATGCCACACGGGCGCGGCCCATCCCAATGTCGGCAAAACCGGCGCGGTGATACCGGCGCGTAAGATGTGTAAGGGCTGTCACGCCACGCGCATGAACGATTGCTCGTTCTGCCATATCAAGAAACACGTGGGGACAAAGGGTTTTGTCCACGACTAGCGGAATCAAGCAAATCAACCCCCTGCTGTGCGAATGAAGTCTTGCAACTATGTAGCAGTTGTCACATAATAAGCGGAACAGACCTATGCTAACAGATGCATCGTGCCAAAGGGGTTTCTAATGTCCGAAGAAAACAGTCAACCTCAAGAAGAACCGACTGCCAAGGAAAAAAAGAGTCTGAAGAAGTACCTCGTCTTGGGTTTCATCGGACTGCTAATAACCTTTCTAGCCATCCCCTACGCCTATACTTCCAACCCGAAGAGCTGTACCCTCTGCCACAGTATGGATAAATACTACGAATCGTGGCAAAAATCGACACATACCATTGCGGCTAAAAACTGCTTCGACTGCCATATCGAGCAAGGCGCGGTCAGCCTCTGGATTTACCGGATCAGCTTTTACCGCGAGATATACGCGAGCATAGTCGGCGCCGAACTCAAACCGGCCGGCGCCACCGTGCCCGGTATCGACTCTTGCCAACGGAGCGGTTGTCATAGCCTAAACCGGGTAAGCTCGGCGTCGGGTGATATTAAAATCGACCATCGCGGACACGTCACCAAGGCCAACCTTTCCTGCATAAAATGCCACCCCGGCGCGGCCCATCCCAATGTCGGCAAAACCGGCGCGTTATTGCCGGCGCGGAAGATGTGTAAAGGCTGTCACGCCGCGCGAATGAACGATTGCTCGTTCTGCCATATCAAGAAACACGTGGGGACAAAGGGTTTTGTCCACGATTAATGGGTCGGGCCACACGCCGGCGTCTCCCATCATGCGCGAGTGCTATAGTCAAGAAGTTGCCCAATAATGACGTCAAGGATGCCCCTTAGTGTTGGTTTAAATGGATGATATAAGAGATAATCCCGACAGCGAAAAGCTCATAACCGAAGACGGCGTCGACGAGCGGCCCGACCCGGGCGGTAGCGAGCGCAAAAAACGCGGGGTACTTAAATACCTGCTCATTTTGGTTATCGTCTTCTTGGCCGTCCCCTACGCCTACACCTCCAACCCGAAGAGCTGTACCCTCTGCCACGGTATGGAAAAATACTACAAGTCGTGGCGGAAGTCGTCGCATTCGGTGGCGGTCAAAAACTGCTTCGGGTGTCACGTCAAGCAAGGCGCGGTCAGCCTCTGGATTTACCGGATCAGCTTTTACCGCGAGATATACGCGAGCATGGCCGGGGTCGAACTCAAGCCCGCCGGAGCTACCGTGCCCGGTATCGACTCTTGCCAACGGAGCGGTTGTCATAGCCTAAACCGGGAGAACTCCGCCTCGGGCGATATCAAAATCAATCACCGGATGCATACCACAAAAGTCGACATCGCCTGCATAAAATGCCACCCCGGCGCGGCCCATCCCGAAGTCGGCGATATCGGTGAACTCACGCCACACCGCAAACTATGCTTTGAGTGCCACCTGTCACGCAAGAACGACTGCGGCTTCTGCCACAACAAGCGCTTCTCCGACGCAAGGAGTTACGACCATTAATAATGTCGCTCGCCTTATTGCCTCATCTAAAAATGTATTCCGGGAGGCTCGCTTGTTAATATACGACCGCAATGTTACAATCGAGCAAAATGCGTAAGATAAATTTCCGAAACATAAAATCTAGAATTCGCTTCCCACGCCTCAACCTGCCGGAATCACGACAATCTCGCAAGAGGCTTTACGTCAGCGTAGCCGGGGTTGCGGGCATGCTTTTTCTGGTCGCGTTCGGGTACGGTTTCTGGTACACGTCGCAGCCGGGTTTTTGCGTGAGCTGCCACGAGATGAAGCCGGCGATTAGGGCTTGGAGGACATCGCTTCACTCGGAGGTTACCTGCAACACCTGCCACGCCTCCGGTATTACAGGTAGCCTTAAGCGGAAAACAAACCTGATAAATGAGGCATACCGGCATTTTACAAAATCGTATGATCCGCAGATAAACCGCGACAGCGAACTGAGCAAGAAAATTGATAACGACGGCTGCCTCCAATGCCACACGCCGAAACGAATAATCACGCCGCGTAAGTCCCTAATCATGAACCACAATATTCACCTCGAAAAAGGCGTCAACTGCACGACATGTCATAATCGCGCCGGACATCCCACGAGTCCCGGTTATCAGAACTTCATAAGCATGGACGGGTGCTTCCGTTGCCACGGTCTCTCAAAAGCCGCCCTGGCACCGGGGAGGTGCGACGCTTGCCACCCGAAAGACCCGAAGGTATTCGACCCCGTTCCGGTCTCACACAAAGTCGGAACATGGCGAGTGCCCGACCATGGAAAGATAGCGAAGCAAGACACCGCCACATGCTTTATGTGTCACAAGAAAACATACTGTCGAGGTTGCCACGGGGTCGATGTCCCCCACCCCGAAAAATTCGTCAAGGCGGAGCACGGCTCTTTAGGCAGCAAAAATCCGCAGGTCTGCCGGAAATGCCACCGCGAGAAGGATTTCTGCAACGCGTGTCACCACAAAGGCTACAATGAGCGATTGGGCGGCTGGGTGTCGATACATAAAAACGTCGTCGCCGTTACCGGCCCCGCGGTTTGCTTTGACTGCCACGGCCCGACCTACTGCGCCTGGTGCCACGTCCGCGGCGTAAAACAACCCTTGTCCGAGCGACCCGCCAAGAAGCAATAGGCGGTCATGCGGCTGCTCGCCCCGATTACCGGAATATCGTTGTCTATCCGGCTTTAATCGTTTAGCGCGAGCGACCATGATTACGCTGGTGAGCATTGCGATTGTCTCTTCCGCGTTGCCCCTACCACCTAAAAATACACAAGTGCATATTATTCATACTATGTCAATTCTTGACAAAGTCTCGTAGTCTGTGTCATATTTATAAATAAAAAGGTGGTTTATTGATGAGCAGAGGGACTCCTTTCCTCCTAAAAGCGATTACGGCGATCTTGGTCTTGGCGGTCGTTGGCACCGGAGGCGCAATCGTCCGCCACGTCGCCTTCGACAGCAAAGACACAACGCCCCGGACCGAGTCCGAACGCGCTCTTCTTCTCGCAGTGCAAGCGGTCAAAGTCAACCCTAACGATTCACGCGCCAGGATAAAACTCGCGGCGGTCTATCTGGATATCGGTCGCGTCAACACGGCGGTCAGCGAAGCGCGAATCGCTACGAAGCTCGCTCCCGACGACGCGGAAGCGTTTTACATTCTCGGCCTGGCCAACAAAGAAAAGGGAAACCTGACTGAAGCGGCCCGAACTCTCGAAAAAGCCGCCAAGATGGAGGGTAAACTAGCGCCGTTCTATCAAACCTGCTGGTCGGAGTTAGCGCGCATCTACTTGAAGCAGGAGAAATACAAGCAAGCAATCAAAGCATACGATGCCGCCTTGGGCTTCGGGCCGGAATCGGCTCTGCTCCTCTACGAGATGGGGCTCGTATACGAACAAAGCGGCGATAAGGGCAAGGCTATGGCATATTTCGAAGAAGCACTCCAGTTTGTGCCCGACTATAAAGAAGCGCAAGACGCGCTCGCTAAAGTAAAAAAAGAGAAGGCGACCGCGGCTAAGCCGGAAAAGCCCGCGGCTAAATGATTTAAATTTACGGTTGGAGGTTACTGTTTTGGCGACCGAACGGGTAACGATAGATTATACGACGAGGAGATATATCGCGTTTATAGCGGCGCTTCTCATCGCGCTCCTGACGCTGCTATTCCTCTACTTCGCATTGACGAAACCGCCTGTTTCCACGACAGCCAAGAAGCAGGAGGAGTTTAGGCACCTCTTCTCAATCTATGGTTTTGAGGGCGACCTGCTCCGCCGTCCCAGCGGCGTCGCGCTCGACGTCCAGGGACGGATATTCATCGCCGACACGAGCAAACAACGCGTCGTCGTTTTCGACCGGGAGGGCACATACTTAACCCAGTTCGGCAACCCGGGAACCGGCAAATACGAGTTTAAAGACCCCATCGCGGTCACCGTCTCCGAGGACGGACGCGTCTTCGTACTTTCAAAGACCTCGAAGAAAGTCGTGGTCTATAACGGCAATTTTGAGGCGATACACGAGATGAAATTTTCCAACGATGAGCCGCCGCTCGCGATGACTATCCATAAGGAACGGCTGTATGTTACTACTATCGGCGGCATTATGATAGGCGACCTCCAAGGCAACCTGATAAGCACGCTCGGCAAGCGCGGCATGGCGCCGGGAGAGTTCCAGCTGCCCGGAGGTATCGTTATCGGCGGCGACGACACCATATACGTCGCCGATAGCTTGAACTACCGCGTGCAGGCATTGAGTAAAGAGGGCGAGCCTCTCTGGCAATACGGGCAACCCCTCCCCCCCGATAAGGCCATCACCTACCAGGGCAAGGACAGAAAGTTCGGCCTGCCGGCGAGCATAGCGCTAGACGATAACGGTCATCTCTATGTCGTCGACGGCCTCAGCAGCGAAATTACACTGCTAGACACAAAGGGTGAGCGCGTCGATACCATCGGCGATATCGGCCATGACGACGGCTTCTTCTACTACCCCGCCGGTGTCGCCTACGCCGGCTCCGGGAAGCTCGTCCTGGCGGATAAGTATAACGACCGCGTCCAGGTCTTCCAGGTGCCGATAGCGATATCCGCGACCGACCGGATCTTCGCATGGGCGCCATACCTGCTCGTACTCTTGATACCGCTCCTGCTCCGGCTCCTTACACGCTCGCGCTTGCAGGTCGTCGCGACCGAGGATTTCCTCCAGAACGCGATTGCGGGAGATAGCGGAGAGAGTCTGGCAAGCGCGTTTAAGAGACTTGTCGTCCCGCCACAGACCGTCGAGCGGATGAGCGACGTGATACCGCGGGCGTTGCGCCTGACTGAGCGAGCGATCAATGAGCGTGAGCTGCAAACGCTCCCGATGCTCTCCGAGCTAACGGACGGACAAGCGTCCGAACTGGCGCTCGCGCATAGCATCAAAGGCAAGCGGCTTCTGCTGACGGAGTCGCCTCTGCTCAGAAAAGCCGCCGGCGAGTTAGGCATCGCGACTATGAACTATGCGGAGTTTTCGACCGCATACGGGACGAAGTAGGAGAAAGATGTTGATGAAAAGATCGATCGCCTTGCCCATATCCATAATCATGCTCCTCCTTGTCGGCGGCGCGTTAGGCTGCGCCGGTTCATCGGACGCCCCGCCGCCGGAGATGACTTTGCCCGATAAAACAAGGAGTGTATCGGTCTTCTACGCTACCGGCAAGACGCTGGTCGAGGAGCG
This window harbors:
- a CDS encoding NapC/NirT family cytochrome c, yielding MPDLKGMSSRTKKLILTIAASLTVFSIAVVVAGTAMTSRPQTCSLCHAMQEPVKAWQASSHEKITCIECHHKEPGYLGFAVGIPTKVSEATKHITGDYQIPVRAKHDTKSKVCQKCHVSWRNVSPGGDLIIPHNLHFEKRKIECVVCHSSVVHGEDRDNEITRRPAMQLCLSCHDTGRENAPILKCKDCHTEKGVPSSHNEKDWFEMHGQLYKDPNHPDSQCDDCHGWTPTFCSDCHKSKLPTTHYGGSQWKTFHSIRAKVRKSGCLVCHDAKTFCYRCHDPFEDVEKGK
- a CDS encoding NapC/NirT family cytochrome c — encoded protein: MSNEAKGLLGKIKDFYNNNQRKANIIIIAIAAFGVFTYGALQYTGSPGFCKSCHEMNPAFDSWKASVHSEVTCYSCHMPPGIVNFATHKVIALKEVYLHFTVYNKPNAPKIVARQKEPVNDACGNCHSLNREMAFGGGLNVPHKLHIEQGLKCTTCHARVVHGLGDDKARKPKMETCMKCHDGKKAPDKCDVCHTKMGTPESHQQANWFKVHGEQSKTIKCNECHNWRPDWCMDCHTKKPESHAVRWRSNHGSAAKAARDGCNACHTLDFCMRCHGVQP
- a CDS encoding zf-HC2 domain-containing protein, translated to MNCDDARRSLADYTDDQLSEDIRRDVEEHLTTCGECAAIPAKLRELPQSLRDIPPLLVPESIYQQLADKAAGTFKATAGRRKIAPRGLERFARSATLGVAAIFIAVTLAAFTFALMFDQGFAILDIFNISDLAPEPGQSAAERTLNQSFEDLVLKAESGGPRAYDYLPRPEILVSGKHYAEDALEQVAIQPIIVAFSQEYRTVEAKLYRANIISEITAQAAILGLEKRVLGRCMETILATTNDLALPSYVEKAFLNEKEVLFIVVNRTDAKSGKLLTGISVFAFDPATASIVATWPQTPLSQAVELRDINPHKSLACIACHPNFEGSTKDLEDAGWKEVAKRTCSQCHSHKKQHEIYAKSIHGQLALSKRTGKGGVPAPACGDCHDAHATLASNKKPQTLAEMRTHAKNICGDCHKDYWESYNDYYHGKAYKAAAPDAPACWDCHGNHDIQPSRNPKSRVSGKNLPKTCSACHAEAELKFVKYGKMVHGMKAEQDKSPVWRQFDSGLEALKGLLR
- a CDS encoding zf-HC2 domain-containing protein; the protein is MKCGKALRLLPFYYDGILRQERAEEVSSHIRACPSCSAELLKIERLSQALYSLSDVELPRSLAEELESTLRKRNIHRLSTKARRYSIEKRASLLRAALSLGYAALVAASVLAITKSGVWQNRQAPSAGAPGALENQNSRPPVKLKQPLKEKRAEPGVESLERFKGGIGLSLQPEVAISKQDYTVEDVDDVKFTSVVLSFADRYTAEDAVALRGKMVSGIIDAAGQAGQDIGSTSRALSTALAAIDKPALPAYAERASLQGRDVWLFVLVWSPGGSTGALSSASVVAVDPASNEVVLTK
- a CDS encoding cytochrome b/b6 domain-containing protein, producing the protein MNESLPIIQINLALDVIGPALLVLVIIGMYVGHFTGNVMTGRARKRFKLWQWPDHVELPSLVRRSMHLMLVGSMVVLMVSGIYIRFPFELPFGNRTTIKYLHYVAAFAVTAIFFIRIGYAFLHKSKDYREFALTKKDMTAFVPTLKYYAFMAKSKPHVATYNPMQKASYGLMVPTLIFIQIVTGLALLFSPQLLGWPASSVGGLALARVYVRTVHYFVTWVVSAFMCAHIYLAITEDLPALLFFFFGIKPHDLKERRNKSGEEDRAENTNTEVAHDAHHEG
- a CDS encoding NapC/NirT family cytochrome c, which gives rise to MPDTVEEPQKTSGGKTGKFKRGYFLAIAVALLALFLAIPYAYTSDPKSCTLCHSMDKYYESWQKSTHATAASNCFECHVKDGTLNIWVYRISFYREIYASIVGAELKPAGATVPGVDSCQKQGCHSLNRVSSASGDLKIDHRGHVTKANISCTQCHTGAAHPNVGKTGAVIPARKMCKGCHATRMNDCSFCHIKKHVGTKGFVHD
- a CDS encoding NapC/NirT family cytochrome c: MSEENSQPQEEPTAKEKKSLKKYLVLGFIGLLITFLAIPYAYTSNPKSCTLCHSMDKYYESWQKSTHTIAAKNCFDCHIEQGAVSLWIYRISFYREIYASIVGAELKPAGATVPGIDSCQRSGCHSLNRVSSASGDIKIDHRGHVTKANLSCIKCHPGAAHPNVGKTGALLPARKMCKGCHAARMNDCSFCHIKKHVGTKGFVHD
- a CDS encoding NapC/NirT family cytochrome c, translating into MDDIRDNPDSEKLITEDGVDERPDPGGSERKKRGVLKYLLILVIVFLAVPYAYTSNPKSCTLCHGMEKYYKSWRKSSHSVAVKNCFGCHVKQGAVSLWIYRISFYREIYASMAGVELKPAGATVPGIDSCQRSGCHSLNRENSASGDIKINHRMHTTKVDIACIKCHPGAAHPEVGDIGELTPHRKLCFECHLSRKNDCGFCHNKRFSDARSYDH
- a CDS encoding NapC/NirT family cytochrome c codes for the protein MLFLVAFGYGFWYTSQPGFCVSCHEMKPAIRAWRTSLHSEVTCNTCHASGITGSLKRKTNLINEAYRHFTKSYDPQINRDSELSKKIDNDGCLQCHTPKRIITPRKSLIMNHNIHLEKGVNCTTCHNRAGHPTSPGYQNFISMDGCFRCHGLSKAALAPGRCDACHPKDPKVFDPVPVSHKVGTWRVPDHGKIAKQDTATCFMCHKKTYCRGCHGVDVPHPEKFVKAEHGSLGSKNPQVCRKCHREKDFCNACHHKGYNERLGGWVSIHKNVVAVTGPAVCFDCHGPTYCAWCHVRGVKQPLSERPAKKQ
- a CDS encoding tetratricopeptide repeat protein gives rise to the protein MSRGTPFLLKAITAILVLAVVGTGGAIVRHVAFDSKDTTPRTESERALLLAVQAVKVNPNDSRARIKLAAVYLDIGRVNTAVSEARIATKLAPDDAEAFYILGLANKEKGNLTEAARTLEKAAKMEGKLAPFYQTCWSELARIYLKQEKYKQAIKAYDAALGFGPESALLLYEMGLVYEQSGDKGKAMAYFEEALQFVPDYKEAQDALAKVKKEKATAAKPEKPAAK
- a CDS encoding 6-bladed beta-propeller; the encoded protein is MATERVTIDYTTRRYIAFIAALLIALLTLLFLYFALTKPPVSTTAKKQEEFRHLFSIYGFEGDLLRRPSGVALDVQGRIFIADTSKQRVVVFDREGTYLTQFGNPGTGKYEFKDPIAVTVSEDGRVFVLSKTSKKVVVYNGNFEAIHEMKFSNDEPPLAMTIHKERLYVTTIGGIMIGDLQGNLISTLGKRGMAPGEFQLPGGIVIGGDDTIYVADSLNYRVQALSKEGEPLWQYGQPLPPDKAITYQGKDRKFGLPASIALDDNGHLYVVDGLSSEITLLDTKGERVDTIGDIGHDDGFFYYPAGVAYAGSGKLVLADKYNDRVQVFQVPIAISATDRIFAWAPYLLVLLIPLLLRLLTRSRLQVVATEDFLQNAIAGDSGESLASAFKRLVVPPQTVERMSDVIPRALRLTERAINERELQTLPMLSELTDGQASELALAHSIKGKRLLLTESPLLRKAAGELGIATMNYAEFSTAYGTK